From Mycolicibacterium nivoides, a single genomic window includes:
- a CDS encoding GNAT family N-acetyltransferase, with protein sequence MSLFRSNAFHPGWPGPIGPLRVQAGVVRLRPVRLRDAAVWSRIRLADQAHLEPWEPVSGVDWRVRHAVSSWPAICSGLRSEARRGRMLPYVIELDGQFAGQLTIGNVTHGALRSAWIGYWVASDKTGGGVATGALALGLDHSFNGVQLHRVEATVRPENVASRAVLARVGFREEGLLRRYLEVDGAWRDHLLVAITLEELKHSAAQALVSAGRASWC encoded by the coding sequence ATGAGCCTGTTCCGGTCCAACGCTTTTCACCCGGGTTGGCCCGGTCCGATCGGACCGTTGCGGGTGCAGGCCGGTGTGGTGCGGCTACGTCCGGTGCGGCTGCGGGATGCCGCGGTGTGGAGCCGCATCCGGCTGGCCGACCAGGCCCATCTGGAGCCGTGGGAGCCGGTCAGTGGCGTGGATTGGCGTGTCCGTCATGCTGTTTCGTCGTGGCCCGCGATCTGCTCGGGCCTGCGCAGCGAGGCCCGGCGCGGGCGGATGCTGCCGTACGTGATCGAGCTCGACGGGCAATTCGCAGGCCAGCTCACGATCGGCAACGTCACCCATGGCGCGCTGCGATCGGCGTGGATCGGCTATTGGGTGGCCAGCGACAAGACCGGCGGCGGGGTGGCGACCGGTGCGCTGGCGCTGGGGCTCGACCACTCCTTCAACGGGGTGCAGCTGCACCGGGTGGAGGCCACGGTGCGTCCGGAGAACGTCGCGAGCCGGGCCGTGCTGGCGCGGGTCGGCTTCCGCGAGGAGGGGCTGCTGCGCCGCTATCTCGAGGTGGACGGCGCCTGGCGGGACCACCTCTTGGTCGCCATCACGTTGGAGGAGCTCAAGCATTCGGCGGCCCAGGCCCTGGTTTCGGCCGGCCGCGCCAGCTGGTGCTGA
- the glp gene encoding gephyrin-like molybdotransferase Glp, whose amino-acid sequence MRSVEEQQARVAAAAVAPRPVRVAIAESQGLMCAEEVVTERPMPGFDQAAIDGYAVRSVDVLSVGDGAGEISLPVMGSIEAGARTPSRLQPRQAARVQTGAPMPTLADAVLPLRWTDGGESRVRILRSVRSGAYVRRTGDDVQPGDVAVRAGTIIGPAQVGLLAAVGRDRVLVHPRPRLCVMCVGGELVDVSRSPGTGQVYDVNSYALAAAGRDAGAEVNRVGIISTDPRELRETVEGQVNRNEIVVIAGAVGGAAAESVRTVLAELGEMEVARIAMHPGSVQGFGQLGRDRVPVFLLPANPVSALVVFEVMVRPLIRLSLGKRQPMRRMVQARTLAPISSVAGRTGYLRGQLMRDQDTGEYLVQALGGAPGASTHLLATLAEANCLVVIPSEVDEVRTGETVDVAFLAQRG is encoded by the coding sequence GTGCGTTCGGTGGAGGAACAGCAGGCTCGGGTAGCCGCTGCCGCAGTGGCCCCCCGACCGGTGCGAGTGGCCATCGCCGAGTCACAAGGCCTGATGTGCGCCGAAGAGGTCGTCACCGAACGGCCCATGCCGGGATTCGATCAGGCCGCCATCGACGGCTACGCGGTGCGCAGCGTCGACGTGTTGTCGGTGGGTGACGGCGCCGGTGAGATCAGCCTGCCCGTGATGGGCTCGATCGAGGCGGGTGCGCGTACCCCGAGCCGGTTGCAGCCGCGGCAGGCCGCGCGGGTGCAGACCGGCGCGCCGATGCCGACGCTGGCCGATGCGGTACTGCCGTTGCGGTGGACCGACGGCGGCGAGAGCCGGGTGCGGATCCTGCGCAGCGTGCGCTCGGGCGCCTATGTCCGGCGCACGGGCGACGACGTGCAACCCGGTGACGTCGCGGTGCGGGCCGGCACCATCATCGGTCCGGCCCAGGTGGGGCTGCTGGCCGCGGTCGGGCGGGACCGGGTGCTGGTGCATCCGCGGCCGAGGCTGTGCGTGATGTGTGTAGGCGGCGAACTCGTCGACGTGTCCCGCAGCCCGGGGACCGGGCAGGTGTACGACGTGAACTCCTACGCGCTGGCCGCCGCAGGCCGGGATGCGGGTGCCGAGGTCAACCGCGTCGGCATCATCAGCACCGACCCGCGGGAACTGCGGGAAACCGTTGAGGGCCAAGTCAATCGCAACGAGATCGTGGTGATCGCCGGTGCGGTGGGCGGAGCCGCCGCTGAATCTGTACGCACCGTGCTCGCCGAACTCGGCGAGATGGAGGTGGCCCGGATCGCGATGCACCCGGGATCGGTGCAGGGATTCGGCCAGCTCGGTCGCGACCGCGTCCCGGTCTTCCTGCTGCCGGCCAACCCGGTGAGCGCGCTGGTGGTGTTCGAGGTGATGGTCCGCCCGCTGATCCGGCTCTCGCTGGGCAAGCGCCAGCCGATGCGGCGCATGGTTCAGGCCCGCACGCTGGCGCCGATCAGCTCGGTCGCGGGCCGCACCGGATACCTGCGCGGGCAGCTCATGAGGGACCAGGACACCGGCGAATACCTGGTGCAGGCCCTGGGCGGGGCGCCGGGCGCGTCCACCCACCTGCTGGCCACCCTCGCCGAGGCGAACTGTCTCGTGGTGATTCCGAGTGAGGTCGACGAGGTTCGCACCGGCGAAACCGTGGATGTCGCATTCCTGGCCCAGCGCGGCTGA
- a CDS encoding UTP--glucose-1-phosphate uridylyltransferase, translating to MSTSHKAPEVPIPYTAVVPAAGLGTRFLPATKTVPKELLPVVDTPGIELVAAEAAEAGAERLIIITSEGKDGVVAHFVEDLVLEGTLEARGKKTMLEKVRRAPALIKVESVVQAEPLGLGHAVSCVEAALAPDEDAIAVLLPDDLVLPTGVLETMSKVRAKRGGSVLCAIEVPGDEISAYGVFDVETVPDAANPNVLRVKGMVEKPKPEDAPSPYAAAGRYLLDRAIFDALRRVSRGVGGEIQLTDAIALLIEEGHPVHVVVHRGARHDLGNPGGYLKAAVDFALERDDYGPDLRRWLVERLGLTGQEG from the coding sequence ATGAGCACGTCTCACAAGGCGCCTGAGGTGCCGATTCCCTACACGGCCGTGGTCCCGGCGGCCGGTCTGGGTACGCGATTCCTTCCCGCCACCAAGACGGTCCCCAAGGAATTGCTTCCGGTGGTCGACACCCCGGGCATCGAGCTGGTGGCGGCCGAGGCGGCTGAGGCCGGTGCCGAGCGACTGATCATCATCACCTCCGAAGGCAAGGACGGCGTCGTCGCGCATTTCGTCGAGGACCTGGTGCTCGAGGGCACGCTGGAGGCTCGCGGCAAGAAGACGATGCTGGAGAAGGTTCGCCGTGCTCCCGCGCTGATCAAGGTCGAGTCTGTGGTGCAGGCCGAGCCGCTCGGCCTGGGACATGCCGTCAGCTGCGTCGAGGCCGCGCTGGCTCCCGACGAGGACGCGATCGCCGTCCTGCTGCCCGATGACCTGGTGCTGCCCACCGGTGTCCTGGAGACCATGTCCAAGGTGCGGGCCAAGCGCGGCGGTTCCGTGCTGTGCGCCATCGAGGTGCCCGGCGACGAGATCAGTGCCTACGGCGTCTTCGACGTCGAGACCGTGCCCGACGCGGCCAACCCGAACGTGCTGCGGGTCAAGGGCATGGTGGAAAAGCCCAAGCCCGAGGATGCGCCGTCTCCGTACGCCGCCGCCGGCCGCTACCTTCTCGACCGGGCGATCTTCGATGCGCTGCGTCGCGTTTCACGCGGCGTGGGCGGGGAGATTCAGCTGACCGACGCCATCGCTCTGCTCATCGAGGAGGGCCACCCGGTACATGTGGTTGTGCACCGCGGAGCCCGACACGACCTGGGAAATCCCGGCGGCTACCTGAAGGCTGCGGTTGACTTTGCGTTGGAACGTGACGACTACGGCCCTGATTTGCGGCGGTGGTTGGTCGAACGATTGGGTCTGACCGGACAGGAGGGCTAG
- a CDS encoding 5-formyltetrahydrofolate cyclo-ligase, whose product MVEGVTPPTKTDLRTGVLRARRAVPADRRDSEAQALSRWLPTLVRSGQTVCAYVPVGSEPGSQALLDTLLELGVRVLLPVARNDEDGRGMPMQWGPYEPGSLVAAEFGLREPAPPWLPAGRIADAEVVLVPALAVDRHGNRLGRGAGFYDRTLIYAAPHARLVAVVRDDELVDELPADPHDVRMTHALTPSGGIVTLQP is encoded by the coding sequence ATGGTGGAGGGCGTGACCCCGCCGACGAAGACCGATTTGCGAACCGGCGTTCTCCGTGCAAGACGGGCCGTACCCGCCGACCGCCGCGACAGTGAGGCGCAGGCACTCAGCCGCTGGCTGCCCACTCTGGTGCGCAGCGGGCAAACGGTGTGCGCCTACGTTCCGGTGGGCTCGGAACCGGGGTCGCAGGCCCTGTTGGACACCCTGTTGGAACTCGGTGTGCGCGTGCTGCTTCCGGTCGCCCGCAACGACGAGGACGGCCGGGGCATGCCGATGCAGTGGGGCCCGTATGAACCCGGCTCATTGGTGGCCGCCGAGTTCGGCCTGCGCGAGCCCGCGCCGCCGTGGTTGCCCGCAGGACGGATCGCAGATGCCGAGGTGGTTCTCGTGCCCGCGCTGGCCGTCGACCGCCACGGCAACCGGCTGGGCCGGGGCGCCGGTTTCTATGACCGGACCCTGATCTATGCCGCACCGCATGCGCGCCTGGTCGCGGTGGTGCGTGACGACGAACTGGTCGACGAACTCCCCGCCGATCCCCACGACGTGCGAATGACGCACGCACTGACGCCGTCGGGCGGAATCGTGACGTTGCAGCCCTGA
- a CDS encoding PucR family transcriptional regulator, with the protein MSDPVSADFGVRMQLIVDVLAQTLDRAVLLDDEELTPVTHSRQLGELDDVRVHSVLQRETRAEVKAALFNFGIGSADSAVWTPAFPQYNLMPRFCVPVRSASERFGYLWIIAPEGSLPEHGQRLAERAGADLLAILDRRNAALRSEESAQQGLLMRLIAAEDPGQAQTVVAELHARAMAEPHDVVQVFRFEPDPDDAGDPVDRSMALRLRLAATDRTRRWYTLAGSPTTILAVSRSDAGSAATADTVALAVRASYGTHPAIGSSGTPLPLTEAALGFRQARLALALAEVGAGSAQVADWSALGSWRTLALLGQAYGPDRLGELVHPGIVGLIEQGREDLLRTLETYLANGGDVRRTSEEMYLHRSTLYYRLEKLTEAVGSDLSDGETRFALMLSLRLARLAGLYHPGSTAV; encoded by the coding sequence GTGTCCGATCCGGTGAGCGCAGACTTCGGTGTCCGCATGCAGCTGATCGTCGACGTGCTGGCCCAAACCCTGGACCGGGCCGTGCTGCTGGATGACGAGGAGCTGACCCCGGTCACGCACAGCCGTCAGCTCGGCGAACTCGACGACGTGCGGGTCCACAGCGTGCTGCAACGCGAGACCCGCGCGGAGGTCAAGGCGGCGCTGTTCAACTTCGGGATCGGCTCGGCGGACTCGGCGGTGTGGACCCCGGCCTTTCCGCAGTACAACCTGATGCCGCGGTTCTGCGTCCCTGTCCGGTCCGCGTCCGAGCGGTTCGGCTACCTGTGGATCATCGCGCCCGAGGGCTCACTGCCCGAGCACGGTCAGCGGCTGGCCGAGCGAGCGGGTGCCGACCTGCTGGCCATCCTCGACCGCCGCAACGCGGCGCTGCGCTCCGAGGAGTCCGCGCAGCAGGGCCTCCTGATGCGGTTGATCGCCGCCGAAGATCCAGGGCAGGCCCAGACGGTGGTCGCCGAACTGCACGCCAGGGCAATGGCCGAGCCACACGACGTGGTCCAGGTTTTCAGGTTCGAGCCCGACCCTGACGACGCGGGCGATCCGGTCGACCGGAGCATGGCGCTGCGTCTGCGGTTGGCGGCCACCGACCGGACACGCCGGTGGTACACCCTGGCCGGATCACCGACGACGATCCTCGCGGTGTCACGTTCGGACGCCGGGTCTGCAGCGACCGCCGACACCGTTGCCCTGGCCGTGCGGGCCAGCTACGGAACCCACCCAGCCATCGGCAGCTCCGGCACTCCCCTGCCGCTAACGGAAGCCGCCCTTGGGTTTCGCCAGGCGAGGCTGGCGCTGGCGCTGGCAGAGGTCGGCGCGGGCAGCGCCCAGGTGGCCGACTGGTCCGCCCTCGGCTCGTGGCGCACCCTGGCATTGCTGGGCCAGGCCTACGGCCCGGACCGGCTCGGCGAACTGGTCCACCCCGGCATCGTCGGCCTGATCGAGCAGGGTCGCGAAGATCTCCTCCGCACGCTGGAGACGTACCTGGCCAACGGCGGTGACGTGCGGCGCACCTCCGAGGAGATGTATCTCCACCGGTCCACGCTGTATTACCGGCTGGAGAAGCTCACCGAGGCCGTCGGCAGCGATCTCAGCGACGGTGAGACCCGTTTCGCTCTGATGCTGAGCCTGCGGTTGGCACGCCTGGCCGGGCTGTACCACCCCGGTTCGACAGCTGTCTGA
- a CDS encoding amino acid permease, translated as MGETPALKKALSQRQLRMIAIGGVIGAGLFVGSGVVIGKTGPGVFITYALAGVLIIMVMRMLAEMAVANPSTGSFADYARNAMGNWAGFSVGWLYWYFWVIVVGFEAIAGAKIIQYWMDVPIWLTALILLIAMTATNLFSVSSFGEFEYWFAGIKVAAILAFIGLGSLYVIGLWPHKDMDFSNLWAHGGFFPLGAMAVTVGVVTVIFSMVGAEIATIAAAESADPERAVARAANSVILRIAVFFVGSAFLLVTILPWNSDQVAASPFVSAFTEIGIPYADHIMNAVVLTAVLSCLNSGMYTASRMLFVLAARREAPPQLVAVTRRGVPATAILASSVIGFLGVIASAFSPDFIFKFLLDSSGAVILFVYLLIAISQIVLRYRTSADKLKVKMWLFPVLSILTAACIFAILVQMFAQGGDNRKALTMSLLSWAVVIVLFLANRWFIGHRPEVAGVSPTPGAEPPHRVLVLANETVESNELLDELRRIGADRNALYQIVVPASPIDTGVAATHGPLDISEATTRAAQRRLDQMLSTLRSEQLQADGELGDYRPLRALAHAVETFRPDQIVISTLPPEDSVWHRFDVVDRARAEYQIPVTHVVSRVRTQEHAS; from the coding sequence ATGGGTGAAACACCCGCACTGAAAAAGGCACTCAGTCAACGACAACTGCGGATGATCGCGATCGGTGGTGTCATCGGTGCCGGACTGTTCGTCGGCTCCGGGGTGGTGATCGGCAAGACCGGCCCGGGTGTCTTCATCACCTACGCCCTGGCGGGCGTCCTCATCATCATGGTGATGCGGATGCTGGCCGAGATGGCCGTCGCGAATCCGTCGACCGGATCGTTCGCGGACTACGCGCGCAACGCGATGGGCAACTGGGCGGGCTTCTCGGTCGGCTGGCTGTATTGGTACTTCTGGGTGATCGTCGTCGGCTTCGAAGCCATCGCAGGAGCAAAGATCATTCAGTACTGGATGGACGTACCCATCTGGCTGACGGCACTGATCCTGTTGATCGCGATGACGGCGACCAACCTGTTCTCGGTGTCATCGTTCGGTGAGTTCGAGTATTGGTTCGCCGGCATCAAGGTGGCCGCGATCCTGGCGTTCATCGGGCTGGGTTCGCTGTATGTCATCGGATTGTGGCCGCACAAGGACATGGATTTCTCGAACCTGTGGGCTCACGGCGGATTCTTCCCGCTGGGCGCCATGGCGGTCACGGTCGGCGTGGTGACCGTGATCTTCTCGATGGTCGGCGCCGAGATCGCCACCATCGCGGCCGCGGAGTCGGCCGATCCGGAGCGGGCCGTGGCCAGGGCGGCGAACTCCGTGATCCTGCGTATCGCAGTGTTCTTCGTCGGCTCGGCGTTCCTGCTAGTGACGATCCTGCCGTGGAACAGCGACCAGGTCGCCGCATCGCCGTTCGTGTCGGCATTCACCGAGATCGGCATCCCCTACGCCGACCACATCATGAACGCCGTGGTGCTGACGGCCGTGCTGAGCTGCCTGAACTCGGGCATGTACACCGCGTCGCGGATGCTGTTCGTGCTGGCCGCCCGTCGCGAGGCACCACCGCAGTTGGTCGCGGTGACGCGGCGCGGTGTGCCGGCGACGGCGATCCTCGCCTCATCGGTCATCGGCTTCCTGGGAGTGATCGCCTCGGCGTTCTCGCCGGACTTCATCTTCAAGTTCCTGCTGGATTCCAGCGGGGCCGTGATCCTGTTCGTCTACCTGCTCATCGCGATCTCGCAGATCGTGCTGCGGTACCGGACATCGGCCGACAAACTCAAGGTGAAGATGTGGCTGTTCCCGGTCTTGTCGATCCTCACCGCGGCCTGCATCTTCGCGATCCTGGTGCAGATGTTCGCGCAGGGCGGCGACAACCGCAAAGCACTGACCATGAGCTTGTTGTCGTGGGCCGTGGTGATCGTGCTGTTCCTGGCCAACCGCTGGTTCATCGGGCACCGGCCCGAGGTGGCCGGGGTGTCGCCGACGCCCGGTGCCGAGCCTCCGCACCGGGTGTTGGTGCTGGCCAACGAGACCGTGGAATCCAACGAACTGCTCGATGAGCTACGGCGCATCGGCGCGGACCGCAACGCCCTCTATCAGATCGTCGTGCCCGCCAGTCCGATCGACACCGGGGTGGCCGCCACCCACGGTCCTCTCGACATCTCGGAAGCCACCACGCGCGCCGCCCAGCGCCGCCTCGATCAGATGCTGAGCACGCTGCGTTCCGAGCAGTTGCAGGCCGACGGCGAGCTGGGTGACTACCGTCCGCTGCGGGCCCTGGCCCATGCCGTCGAGACGTTCCGGCCGGACCAGATCGTGATCTCGACTCTGCCGCCGGAGGATTCGGTCTGGCATCGCTTCGACGTCGTCGACCGGGCCCGCGCCGAGTATCAGATCCCGGTGACCCATGTGGTGTCGCGGGTGCGCACCCAGGAGCATGCGTCGTGA
- a CDS encoding universal stress protein: MTILAAFSASRHSSAPLNLAIQLARTTGEQVIAAAVVERAWPPRDDPVEGEYPTYVRAQATQALQRAVAVLPIDLDVTPVVHESTSIPTGLIELADAHRVTVVSVGSSSSGMIGRVTLGSVTERLVHTARVPVVFAPRGYTQTDTPIRRLTAAYGGEADVNGLIPATAELAADWKAKLRIVSFTVRNTAAFAGTIETSAEELVVQQWSRRTITEITKQLNAIRDRMAVPDVDVVVGAGHDWNTAVQSIGWDTGDMLVLGSGAAAPSAQVFLGSAAGKILRHSPVPVMIAPSYQPR, translated from the coding sequence GTGACCATCCTGGCCGCATTCAGTGCGAGTCGGCACAGCAGCGCACCGCTGAATCTGGCCATCCAGCTCGCCCGCACCACCGGCGAGCAGGTGATCGCCGCGGCGGTGGTGGAACGGGCCTGGCCACCGCGGGACGACCCGGTTGAGGGCGAATATCCGACGTACGTCCGCGCGCAGGCCACGCAGGCGTTGCAGCGCGCGGTCGCGGTGCTGCCCATCGACCTCGACGTCACCCCCGTGGTACACGAATCTACGTCGATACCAACCGGTTTGATCGAGCTCGCGGACGCGCACCGGGTGACCGTCGTGTCCGTCGGGTCGTCCTCTTCGGGCATGATCGGCCGGGTCACGCTGGGCAGCGTCACCGAGCGCCTGGTGCACACCGCCCGGGTGCCGGTGGTCTTCGCGCCGCGCGGGTACACCCAGACCGACACTCCCATCCGCCGCCTCACCGCGGCCTACGGCGGGGAGGCCGACGTCAACGGACTCATCCCGGCCACCGCTGAGCTGGCCGCGGATTGGAAGGCCAAGCTGCGCATCGTATCGTTCACCGTTCGCAATACCGCGGCGTTCGCGGGCACCATCGAAACCTCGGCCGAGGAGTTGGTGGTCCAGCAGTGGTCACGACGGACGATTACCGAGATCACCAAGCAGCTCAACGCCATTCGTGACCGGATGGCGGTTCCGGACGTCGACGTGGTGGTCGGCGCCGGCCACGACTGGAACACAGCCGTGCAGAGCATCGGGTGGGACACCGGGGACATGCTGGTGCTCGGCTCGGGTGCGGCCGCCCCGAGTGCGCAGGTGTTCCTCGGCTCGGCCGCGGGCAAGATCCTGCGCCACTCGCCGGTTCCGGTGATGATCGCACCGAGCTACCAGCCGCGCTAG
- a CDS encoding HNH endonuclease family protein, with translation MGHVIPAGRRRRRTGRLAVLLVVAVILAVLAVLVVARMREEGPADAPARSAVPPPTTGQARQPLPQTPGYDRARALLAGLPVKGWDRDTDYARSRFGEAWSDDVNVEFGHNGCNTRDDILRRDLAQLTVRPGTCYAATGVLHDPYTGAEIAFTRGPDTSSTVQIDHLVSLSDAWYKGARTWDPQRRKDFANDPRNLIAVAAQPNFDKAFRDAASWLPPAAAFRCEFVARQVEVKSAYQLWVSAKEKHAMVAVLNGC, from the coding sequence GTGGGCCATGTCATTCCCGCGGGCCGCCGGCGCCGGCGCACCGGAAGGTTAGCGGTACTGCTCGTGGTGGCGGTAATCCTGGCGGTGCTGGCCGTGCTCGTGGTGGCACGCATGCGGGAGGAGGGGCCCGCGGATGCGCCGGCCCGGTCCGCGGTCCCGCCTCCGACTACCGGTCAGGCCCGGCAGCCGCTACCGCAGACCCCCGGCTACGACCGGGCCCGCGCATTGTTGGCGGGGCTGCCGGTCAAGGGCTGGGACCGTGACACCGACTACGCCCGGTCGCGCTTCGGTGAGGCATGGAGCGACGACGTCAACGTCGAGTTCGGCCACAACGGCTGCAATACTCGCGACGACATCCTGCGCCGCGACCTGGCCCAGCTGACCGTCCGCCCCGGAACCTGTTACGCCGCCACCGGTGTCCTGCACGACCCCTACACCGGTGCCGAGATCGCATTCACCCGCGGGCCGGACACCTCCAGCACAGTGCAGATCGACCACCTGGTGTCGCTGTCGGATGCCTGGTACAAGGGTGCGCGAACCTGGGACCCGCAGCGGCGCAAGGACTTCGCGAACGATCCGCGCAACCTGATCGCGGTTGCCGCGCAACCCAACTTCGACAAGGCCTTCCGCGACGCGGCCAGCTGGTTGCCGCCCGCTGCTGCGTTCCGCTGCGAGTTCGTGGCCCGCCAGGTCGAGGTGAAATCCGCCTACCAACTATGGGTCTCGGCCAAGGAGAAGCACGCCATGGTGGCGGTCCTGAACGGCTGTTAG
- a CDS encoding FmdB family zinc ribbon protein, translated as MPTYSYACTECGNRFDAVQAFSDDALTTCPKCSGKLRKLFGSVGVVFKGSGFYRTDNRESGKSSSNGSSGKSSESSSSSTSSDSSSSSSGTSSSSSSSSSAAPAAAASS; from the coding sequence GTGCCTACCTATTCCTACGCGTGCACTGAGTGCGGCAATCGGTTCGACGCGGTGCAGGCGTTCAGCGACGATGCGCTGACCACCTGCCCCAAGTGCTCCGGCAAGCTGCGCAAGCTCTTTGGCTCCGTCGGCGTGGTGTTCAAGGGCAGCGGCTTCTACCGCACCGACAACCGCGAGTCGGGCAAGAGCTCGTCCAACGGCTCCTCCGGCAAGAGCTCGGAGAGCAGCTCGTCGAGCACGTCCTCGGACTCGTCGTCCTCGTCGAGCGGTACGTCTTCGAGTTCGTCGAGCAGCTCCAGTGCGGCCCCTGCCGCGGCCGCTTCAAGCTAG
- a CDS encoding SAF domain-containing protein, protein MAESLNPPLWRRLTAARPDWTRTVAARRAAAAGLVLLAAIAALRSDPHGEYTEIAVASHDLSPGVALTAADVRLERRSTATLPDGAQHDVGPVIGATLTAPARRGEVLTDVRLLGSRLAESAAGPDARIVPLKLSDTALLDLIRPGDVVDVITVTGDQDDKQPARPVVVASGAVVVLVSEKARGSGVGTDRVALVALPARSANEVAAISLVQAVTLTIH, encoded by the coding sequence ATGGCCGAATCACTCAACCCGCCCCTCTGGCGTCGGTTGACTGCTGCCCGGCCCGATTGGACCCGCACGGTGGCCGCGCGCCGCGCCGCCGCGGCCGGGCTGGTGCTGCTGGCTGCAATCGCGGCCCTGCGCTCCGACCCGCACGGCGAATACACCGAGATCGCAGTCGCCAGCCACGACCTGTCTCCCGGCGTCGCATTGACCGCCGCTGACGTGCGACTGGAACGACGCAGCACGGCCACGCTCCCCGACGGTGCCCAGCATGACGTGGGCCCCGTGATCGGCGCGACGCTGACCGCCCCGGCCCGTCGCGGCGAGGTCCTCACCGATGTCCGGCTGCTCGGGTCACGGCTGGCGGAATCGGCCGCCGGCCCGGATGCGCGGATCGTGCCGCTGAAGCTCAGCGACACGGCGCTGCTCGATCTGATCCGGCCGGGCGACGTGGTGGACGTGATCACGGTGACCGGCGATCAGGACGACAAGCAGCCGGCCCGGCCGGTCGTAGTGGCCTCGGGGGCGGTGGTGGTACTTGTCTCGGAGAAGGCCCGCGGGTCCGGGGTGGGCACCGACCGGGTGGCCCTGGTTGCCCTGCCCGCGCGCTCCGCCAACGAGGTCGCGGCAATCAGCCTGGTCCAGGCTGTCACACTGACGATCCACTGA
- the mscL gene encoding large-conductance mechanosensitive channel protein MscL produces MLKGFKEFLSRGNVIDLAVAVVIGAAFTGLVTAFTDKVVQPLVDRIGAGPGKEYGILKISLGGDPETFIDLNAVLSAAINFVLVAAVIYFVIMVPYKKLRERGEVEQAQDTELAILTEIRDLLSENGNTGKHVTGPGTGPSPDTAKYTSADRE; encoded by the coding sequence ATGTTGAAGGGCTTCAAAGAGTTTCTGTCTCGCGGCAACGTCATCGATCTTGCGGTTGCTGTGGTCATCGGCGCTGCCTTCACCGGCCTGGTCACCGCCTTCACGGACAAGGTGGTCCAGCCACTGGTCGACCGGATCGGCGCCGGCCCAGGCAAGGAATACGGCATCCTCAAGATCTCACTGGGCGGCGATCCCGAGACGTTCATCGACCTGAACGCGGTCCTGTCCGCCGCCATCAACTTCGTCCTGGTGGCCGCGGTGATCTACTTCGTCATCATGGTGCCGTACAAGAAGTTGCGCGAGCGTGGCGAGGTCGAACAGGCCCAGGACACCGAGCTGGCGATCCTCACCGAGATCCGCGATCTGCTGTCCGAGAACGGCAACACCGGCAAGCATGTGACCGGCCCCGGTACCGGCCCCAGCCCGGACACCGCCAAGTACACCAGCGCCGACCGCGAGTGA
- a CDS encoding MspA family porin gives MKAFSRVLVAMVATIAALFTSTGISHAGLDNELSLVDGQDRTLTVQQWDTFLNGVFPLDRNRLTREWFHSGRAKYTVAGPGADDFAGTLELGYQIGFPWSLGVGINFSYTTPNILIDDGDITGPPFGLNSVITPNLFPGVSISADLGNGPGIQEVATFSVDVKGPAGGVAVSNAHGTVTGAAGGVLLRPFARLIASTGDSVTTYGEPWNMN, from the coding sequence ATGAAGGCATTCAGTCGGGTGCTGGTCGCGATGGTGGCAACCATCGCGGCGCTGTTTACGAGCACGGGCATTTCTCATGCGGGTCTGGACAATGAACTGAGCCTGGTTGATGGTCAGGACCGGACCCTGACGGTTCAGCAGTGGGACACCTTCCTCAACGGTGTGTTCCCCCTGGACCGCAACCGGCTGACCCGTGAGTGGTTCCACTCCGGTCGTGCCAAGTACACGGTGGCCGGTCCGGGTGCCGACGACTTCGCGGGCACGCTGGAGCTGGGTTACCAGATCGGCTTCCCCTGGTCGCTGGGTGTGGGGATCAACTTCTCCTACACCACCCCGAACATCCTGATCGACGATGGTGACATCACCGGCCCGCCGTTTGGCCTGAACTCGGTCATCACCCCGAACCTGTTCCCGGGTGTGTCGATCAGCGCTGACCTGGGCAACGGCCCGGGTATCCAGGAAGTGGCGACCTTCTCGGTGGACGTCAAGGGTCCGGCCGGCGGTGTGGCGGTGTCCAACGCGCACGGCACCGTGACCGGTGCTGCCGGTGGCGTGCTGCTGCGTCCGTTCGCCCGCCTGATCGCCTCCACCGGTGACAGTGTCACCACCTACGGCGAGCCCTGGAACATGAACTGA